In one Pseudomonas sp. Bout1 genomic region, the following are encoded:
- a CDS encoding energy-coupling factor ABC transporter permease, translated as MISAAVLAPETLSIGWLLYAPVVMWALLRSPWVELFADRRRQHLLFGTVFALFMLWLVRRDFDTGVSYHFIGMTAVTLLLDWPLAIVGGFAAQLGLVLLGRQDLAAVGINGMLLVLLPVLVTEGCALLVERAKPRNPFVYIFCSGFFAAALSALLCLLAGLGLLWFDGRFAMPEWIEDFVGYLWLIIFPEAFINGMVISALVVFCPEWLETFNRTRYLSAPWKDDDPRR; from the coding sequence GTGATCAGCGCAGCGGTGCTGGCGCCGGAAACCCTCAGCATCGGCTGGCTGCTGTATGCGCCGGTGGTGATGTGGGCGCTCCTGCGTTCGCCGTGGGTCGAGCTGTTTGCCGACCGGCGGCGCCAGCATTTGCTGTTCGGCACGGTGTTCGCGTTGTTTATGTTGTGGTTGGTGCGCCGGGATTTCGATACAGGCGTGTCTTACCACTTCATCGGTATGACCGCCGTGACCTTGCTGCTCGATTGGCCCCTGGCGATCGTCGGCGGCTTTGCCGCACAGCTCGGCCTGGTGTTGCTCGGTCGCCAGGACCTGGCGGCAGTGGGCATCAACGGCATGCTGCTGGTCCTGTTGCCGGTGCTGGTGACCGAAGGCTGTGCGTTGCTGGTGGAGCGGGCGAAGCCGCGTAATCCCTTTGTGTATATCTTTTGTTCGGGCTTTTTCGCCGCCGCGCTGTCGGCCTTGTTGTGCCTGCTGGCGGGCCTGGGCTTGTTGTGGTTTGACGGGCGCTTCGCGATGCCCGAATGGATCGAGGATTTTGTCGGCTACCTATGGCTGATCATTTTTCCCGAGGCCTTTATCAATGGCATGGTGATCAGCGCCCTGGTGGTGTTTTGCCCGGAGTGGCTGGAGACGTTCAACCGCACACGCTACCTCTCGGCGCCCTGGAAGGACGACGATCCACGCCGTTGA
- the yacG gene encoding DNA gyrase inhibitor YacG produces MSQPLNVECPTCGAPVEWKAENVNRPFCSDRCKLIDLGGWASEEHKIPVSPDAEDDLFSDDLLPRH; encoded by the coding sequence ATGAGCCAACCCTTGAACGTCGAATGCCCAACCTGCGGCGCACCTGTGGAATGGAAAGCGGAAAACGTCAATCGTCCGTTCTGTTCGGACCGTTGCAAACTGATCGACCTGGGCGGCTGGGCGTCAGAAGAACACAAGATCCCGGTCAGCCCGGACGCCGAAGACGATCTGTTCTCCGACGACCTCTTGCCGCGCCACTAA
- the coaE gene encoding dephospho-CoA kinase (Dephospho-CoA kinase (CoaE) performs the final step in coenzyme A biosynthesis.) yields MTTPVATPWILGLTGGIGSGKSAAAEHFVKLGVDLIDADHAARWVVEPGRPALAQIAAHFGAGVLQPDGQLDRGALRKLIFEVPDERLWLEALLHPLIAEEIRSHLARAQSPYAILVSPLLIESGQYTMTQRVLVIDVPQSLQIQRTLQRDGISEAQVQAILKAQATREDRLLHADDVLVNDQDLARLHAEVERLHHFYLTLRGGRS; encoded by the coding sequence ATGACCACTCCTGTTGCAACACCCTGGATTCTTGGCCTCACTGGCGGCATCGGCAGTGGCAAAAGCGCGGCAGCCGAACACTTTGTGAAGCTTGGCGTGGACTTGATTGACGCCGACCACGCCGCCCGCTGGGTAGTCGAACCCGGGCGCCCTGCCCTGGCGCAGATCGCCGCGCATTTCGGTGCGGGCGTGCTGCAGCCTGACGGGCAACTGGACCGTGGCGCGTTGCGCAAGCTGATCTTCGAGGTACCCGACGAGCGTCTTTGGCTGGAAGCGTTGCTGCACCCACTGATCGCCGAGGAGATTCGTAGCCACCTGGCCCGCGCCCAGTCGCCTTATGCGATCCTGGTGTCACCGTTGCTGATCGAGTCCGGCCAGTACACCATGACCCAACGCGTGCTGGTGATCGACGTGCCGCAATCGTTGCAGATTCAGCGTACCCTGCAGCGCGACGGCATCAGCGAAGCGCAGGTGCAGGCGATTCTCAAGGCCCAGGCCACCCGTGAAGACCGCCTGCTCCATGCCGATGACGTGCTGGTCAATGACCAGGACCTGGCCCGGCTGCACGCCGAGGTCGAGCGACTGCACCACTTTTACCTTACTTTGCGTGGAGGCCGATCATGA